Proteins from one Mauremys mutica isolate MM-2020 ecotype Southern chromosome 14, ASM2049712v1, whole genome shotgun sequence genomic window:
- the LOC123349537 gene encoding sulfotransferase 2B1-like isoform X3, protein MQEILTLIHSKGDLEPARTIPNWARAPWLEHTYFKDMLQETSGPRLITTHLPCQVLAPALRKSRARVIYMARNPKDVAVSFYHFHKMAKFLPDPGSFEDFLVRFLDGTVQYGSWFDHIKGWLSQRAQLDLFYITYEDLHQELGRSVERLADWLGCPLQPEESRTIQQHCSFSSMRENTMVNYTLIPCEIMDHSRGRFMRKGTVGDWRDHFTPLQNMRFHKIYQEEMQDSSLRFHWLMD, encoded by the exons ATGCAGGAGATCCTGACCCTGATCCACAGCAAGGGGGACCTGGAGCCAGCCAGGACCATCCCGAACTGggccagagccccctggctggagcacaCGTACTTCAAGGACATGCTGCAAGAGACCAGCGGGCCCCGCCTCATCACCACGCACCTCCCCTGCCAGGTCCTGGCCCCCGCGCTGAGGAAATCCAGGGCCAGA GTGATCTACATGGCCCGGAACCCCAAGGACGTCGCCGTTTCCTTCTATCACTTCCACAAGATGGCCAAGTTCCTGCCAGACCCGGGCTCCTTTGAGGACTTCCTCGTCCGCTTCCTGGATGGCACAG TGCAGTACGGCTCCTGGTTCGACCACATCAAGGGCTGGCTCAGCCAGCGGGCCCAGCTGGATCTCTTCTACATCACCTACGAGGACCTGCACCAG GAGCTGGGGCGCTCGGTCGAGCGGCTGGCTGATTggctgggctgcccgctgcagccggaggagagcagaacaatccagcagcactgcagcttcTCCTCCATGCGCGAGAATACGATGGTGAACTACACGCTCATCCCCTGCGAGATCATGGACCACAGCCGGGGCAGGTTCATGCGGAAAG GGACAGTGGGAGACTGGAGAGACCACTTCACCCCGCTGCAGAACATGCGCTTCCACAAGATCTACCAGGAGGAGATGCAGGACTCCAGTCTGCGCTTCCACTGGCTCATGGACTGA
- the LOC123349537 gene encoding sulfotransferase 2A1-like isoform X1: MTVPCLPLGALHFFGILCCARGSWSTQPLLVLPRSGGGMQQGLGAARRNMLGMSVLGGGRAGSRQAHCQRLSLRLRLWGRGGAPGKLTAPCLSSLGTTWMQEILTLIHSKGDLEPARTIPNWARAPWLEHTYFKDMLQETSGPRLITTHLPCQVLAPALRKSRARVIYMARNPKDVAVSFYHFHKMAKFLPDPGSFEDFLVRFLDGTVQYGSWFDHIKGWLSQRAQLDLFYITYEDLHQELGRSVERLADWLGCPLQPEESRTIQQHCSFSSMRENTMVNYTLIPCEIMDHSRGRFMRKGTVGDWRDHFTPLQNMRFHKIYQEEMQDSSLRFHWLMD, translated from the exons ATGACTGTGCCGTGTCTGCCCCTTGGCGCGCTCCACTTCTTCGGAATTCTCTGTTGTGCAAGAGGCTCTTGGAGCACGCAGCCCCTCCTCGTCCTCCCCCGCTCTGGAGGGGgaatgcagcaggggctgggggctgctagGAGGAATATGCTGGGAATgtcggtgctggggggcgggcgggcgggctccAGGCAGGCCCACTGCCAGAGGTTATCACTCCGGCTccggctctggggcaggggaggagccccggggaagctcacagccccctgcctttctTCTCTAGGCACCACCTGGATGCAGGAGATCCTGACCCTGATCCACAGCAAGGGGGACCTGGAGCCAGCCAGGACCATCCCGAACTGggccagagccccctggctggagcacaCGTACTTCAAGGACATGCTGCAAGAGACCAGCGGGCCCCGCCTCATCACCACGCACCTCCCCTGCCAGGTCCTGGCCCCCGCGCTGAGGAAATCCAGGGCCAGA GTGATCTACATGGCCCGGAACCCCAAGGACGTCGCCGTTTCCTTCTATCACTTCCACAAGATGGCCAAGTTCCTGCCAGACCCGGGCTCCTTTGAGGACTTCCTCGTCCGCTTCCTGGATGGCACAG TGCAGTACGGCTCCTGGTTCGACCACATCAAGGGCTGGCTCAGCCAGCGGGCCCAGCTGGATCTCTTCTACATCACCTACGAGGACCTGCACCAG GAGCTGGGGCGCTCGGTCGAGCGGCTGGCTGATTggctgggctgcccgctgcagccggaggagagcagaacaatccagcagcactgcagcttcTCCTCCATGCGCGAGAATACGATGGTGAACTACACGCTCATCCCCTGCGAGATCATGGACCACAGCCGGGGCAGGTTCATGCGGAAAG GGACAGTGGGAGACTGGAGAGACCACTTCACCCCGCTGCAGAACATGCGCTTCCACAAGATCTACCAGGAGGAGATGCAGGACTCCAGTCTGCGCTTCCACTGGCTCATGGACTGA
- the LOC123349537 gene encoding sulfotransferase 2B1-like isoform X2: protein MDRMEVTETFAGISLPGHLHTEESLRFASSFQFRDTDVVIVTYPKSGTTWMQEILTLIHSKGDLEPARTIPNWARAPWLEHTYFKDMLQETSGPRLITTHLPCQVLAPALRKSRARVIYMARNPKDVAVSFYHFHKMAKFLPDPGSFEDFLVRFLDGTVQYGSWFDHIKGWLSQRAQLDLFYITYEDLHQELGRSVERLADWLGCPLQPEESRTIQQHCSFSSMRENTMVNYTLIPCEIMDHSRGRFMRKGTVGDWRDHFTPLQNMRFHKIYQEEMQDSSLRFHWLMD, encoded by the exons ATGGACAGGATGGAGGTGACGGAGACCTTCGCTGGCATCTCCTTGCCTGGCCACTTGCACACGGAGGAGTCCCTGCGCTTCGCCAGCAGCTTCCAGTTCCGAGACACGGATGTCGTTATTGTCACCTACCCCAAGTCTG GCACCACCTGGATGCAGGAGATCCTGACCCTGATCCACAGCAAGGGGGACCTGGAGCCAGCCAGGACCATCCCGAACTGggccagagccccctggctggagcacaCGTACTTCAAGGACATGCTGCAAGAGACCAGCGGGCCCCGCCTCATCACCACGCACCTCCCCTGCCAGGTCCTGGCCCCCGCGCTGAGGAAATCCAGGGCCAGA GTGATCTACATGGCCCGGAACCCCAAGGACGTCGCCGTTTCCTTCTATCACTTCCACAAGATGGCCAAGTTCCTGCCAGACCCGGGCTCCTTTGAGGACTTCCTCGTCCGCTTCCTGGATGGCACAG TGCAGTACGGCTCCTGGTTCGACCACATCAAGGGCTGGCTCAGCCAGCGGGCCCAGCTGGATCTCTTCTACATCACCTACGAGGACCTGCACCAG GAGCTGGGGCGCTCGGTCGAGCGGCTGGCTGATTggctgggctgcccgctgcagccggaggagagcagaacaatccagcagcactgcagcttcTCCTCCATGCGCGAGAATACGATGGTGAACTACACGCTCATCCCCTGCGAGATCATGGACCACAGCCGGGGCAGGTTCATGCGGAAAG GGACAGTGGGAGACTGGAGAGACCACTTCACCCCGCTGCAGAACATGCGCTTCCACAAGATCTACCAGGAGGAGATGCAGGACTCCAGTCTGCGCTTCCACTGGCTCATGGACTGA